A region of Candidatus Bathyarchaeia archaeon DNA encodes the following proteins:
- a CDS encoding Na/Pi cotransporter family protein, producing MELASIAFNVAGGLALFLYGMALISGGLQKAAGDKTKRILERMTDRPIKGVLTGAVITAIIQSSSVTTVLLVSMTNAGLMSLRQAVGVVFGANIGTTVTAQIVAFHIGLYALPMIALGFPINFLSGEPLRKYLGQVLLGLGFIFLGMTFMGLGVKPLQSLSSFMGLVRLFGDEPLWGVASGAIFTAAIQSSSATVALIIAMAMEGVIDLRAAVPFVLGANIGTCATALIASIGTSKDAKRVAIIHLLFNVIGTAIMLPLLEHFVRLAALTASDLPRQIANAHTLFNVLTTALLLPLAPALISISKKAIPGEDYGIERIGRLDRKMFKVPSIALEQASREVERMAKITLEMFSHSREILFNDDGSLFKLVEKKEASLDEAHHTLDRYLTELSESSMSKGESEKLSGLLHTITDIERIGDHVNNISEIGVAKIREGLRFSPLAIEELAHMFDEVERMYVEAMEAFLKGDKGRALRVTRMGPRIEAMKERCMENHLERLRKNICSPKAGILFVDLLRNLERIADHSDNIAHAAIFGF from the coding sequence ATGGAGCTCGCATCGATCGCTTTCAACGTCGCGGGCGGCTTGGCCCTGTTCCTCTACGGCATGGCTTTGATAAGCGGCGGCCTCCAGAAGGCGGCGGGGGATAAGACCAAGAGGATCCTCGAGAGGATGACCGATAGGCCCATAAAGGGCGTCCTAACGGGCGCTGTTATAACGGCCATCATTCAGAGCAGCAGCGTTACGACAGTCCTCCTCGTGAGCATGACTAACGCGGGGCTCATGAGCCTGAGGCAGGCCGTAGGGGTCGTCTTCGGGGCCAATATAGGGACGACTGTGACGGCGCAGATAGTGGCCTTCCACATAGGCCTATACGCCCTCCCGATGATAGCCTTGGGCTTCCCGATCAATTTCCTATCTGGGGAGCCCCTCCGAAAGTACCTCGGCCAAGTGCTTCTAGGATTGGGCTTCATCTTCTTGGGGATGACGTTCATGGGCTTGGGGGTCAAGCCTCTTCAGAGCCTCTCCTCCTTCATGGGTCTCGTGAGGCTCTTCGGCGATGAGCCCCTCTGGGGGGTGGCCTCCGGGGCGATCTTCACCGCCGCAATCCAATCCAGCAGCGCGACCGTCGCATTGATAATCGCGATGGCCATGGAAGGGGTCATCGACCTTCGCGCGGCCGTCCCATTCGTCCTAGGGGCCAACATAGGGACCTGCGCCACGGCGCTGATCGCCTCGATCGGGACGTCCAAGGACGCGAAGAGGGTGGCCATCATACACCTGCTGTTCAACGTCATCGGCACCGCGATCATGCTCCCCCTCTTGGAGCATTTCGTACGCCTCGCGGCCTTGACGGCCTCGGATCTCCCGAGGCAGATCGCGAACGCCCATACGCTATTCAACGTGCTCACGACCGCCCTCCTCCTCCCCCTCGCCCCGGCCCTCATATCAATCTCTAAGAAGGCGATCCCCGGGGAGGATTACGGGATCGAGAGGATCGGGCGCCTCGATAGGAAGATGTTCAAGGTACCCTCCATCGCCCTGGAGCAGGCTAGCAGGGAGGTCGAGCGAATGGCGAAGATAACGCTCGAGATGTTCTCCCATTCTAGGGAGATCCTTTTCAACGACGACGGGAGTCTTTTCAAGCTCGTTGAGAAGAAGGAGGCTTCGCTGGACGAGGCGCATCATACGTTGGATCGATACCTGACCGAGCTCTCGGAGAGCTCCATGAGCAAGGGGGAATCGGAGAAGCTCTCCGGCCTGTTGCATACGATCACGGATATAGAGAGGATAGGTGATCACGTGAACAACATCTCGGAGATCGGGGTGGCCAAGATAAGGGAGGGGTTGAGGTTCTCGCCCCTAGCGATCGAGGAGCTGGCGCATATGTTCGACGAGGTCGAGAGGATGTACGTCGAGGCCATGGAGGCGTTCCTCAAGGGGGATAAGGGACGCGCCTTGAGGGTGACGAGGATGGGCCCGCGGATAGAGGCCATGAAGGAGAGGTGCATGGAGAACCACCTCGAAAGGCTCAGGAAGAATATATGCTCCCCGAAGGCCGGGATATTGTTCGTCGACCTCCTGAGGAACTTGGAGAGGATAGCCGATCACTCGGACAACATAGCCCATGCAGCGATATTCGGATTTTAA
- a CDS encoding deoxyhypusine synthase — MERDAEEIRDHELFEGITARDLVKQMKAAWGFTAGKLALGVEILGEMVRDGDCVRLLSFPACIVATGTRGVLRDLLRRRLFDAVVTTCGTLDHDIARSWGAYYRGSFDMDDESLYDRGINRLGNVLIPNESYGALIEKKMRELLTDLWDKGIRSISTRELCWEMGRRICSKDSLLYWAAENRIPFFIPGITDGAVGHQIWIFSQTHPLAIDLWRDERELGDLIFSKRRAGALVIGGGISKHHTIWWSQFRGGLDYAVYLTSAVEWDGSLSGARVKEAVSWGKVKKGAKRVTVEGEATVLLALMIASLLTELGEGAPKAKRV, encoded by the coding sequence ATGGAAAGGGATGCGGAGGAGATAAGGGATCACGAGCTCTTCGAGGGGATTACGGCTAGGGATTTGGTTAAGCAGATGAAGGCCGCTTGGGGCTTCACGGCCGGGAAGCTGGCGCTTGGGGTCGAGATATTGGGGGAGATGGTCCGAGATGGGGATTGCGTCCGCCTCCTCTCCTTCCCGGCCTGCATAGTGGCGACGGGGACGCGGGGGGTCCTGAGGGATCTATTGAGGAGGCGATTGTTCGACGCCGTCGTTACGACCTGCGGGACCCTAGATCATGACATCGCTAGGAGCTGGGGCGCTTATTACAGGGGATCCTTCGATATGGACGATGAGTCCCTATATGATAGGGGCATCAACCGCCTCGGCAACGTCCTGATCCCCAACGAGAGCTATGGGGCCTTGATAGAGAAAAAGATGCGCGAGCTGCTAACGGATCTTTGGGATAAGGGCATTAGGTCCATATCCACGCGCGAGCTCTGCTGGGAGATGGGCCGGAGGATCTGCTCCAAGGATTCCCTGCTATATTGGGCGGCGGAGAACCGGATCCCGTTCTTCATACCGGGCATCACGGACGGGGCGGTCGGCCATCAGATATGGATCTTCTCCCAAACCCATCCGCTGGCGATCGATCTCTGGAGGGATGAGCGCGAGCTCGGGGATTTGATCTTCTCCAAGCGGAGGGCGGGGGCCTTGGTGATAGGCGGGGGGATATCGAAACATCATACGATCTGGTGGAGCCAATTCAGGGGGGGCTTGGACTACGCCGTATATTTGACCAGCGCGGTCGAATGGGATGGGAGCCTCTCCGGGGCTAGGGTAAAGGAGGCCGTTTCTTGGGGGAAGGTGAAGAAGGGGGCCAAGAGGGTCACCGTGGAGGGGGAGGCGACCGTCCTATTGGCCTTGATGATCGCCTCCCTGCTTACGGAGCTTGGGGAGGGGGCCCCAAAGGCGAAAAGGGTATAA
- a CDS encoding DUF131 domain-containing protein, whose protein sequence is MADRALFDLGLLLVISGFALAFIAFLSLLASSIRGGVRGGGAILIGPIPIIFGTEGFPKALLLFALAIAAIFALTAILPFLWRG, encoded by the coding sequence ATGGCGGATCGAGCGCTGTTCGACTTGGGCCTCCTCTTGGTGATCTCCGGGTTCGCGCTCGCCTTCATCGCCTTCCTATCGCTCCTCGCCTCCTCCATCCGGGGCGGGGTCAGGGGGGGAGGGGCGATCCTCATAGGGCCGATACCGATAATCTTCGGGACAGAGGGGTTCCCCAAGGCCCTCCTGCTGTTCGCGTTGGCGATTGCGGCGATCTTCGCGCTTACGGCGATCCTGCCGTTCCTCTGGAGGGGATAG
- a CDS encoding DUF131 domain-containing protein, translated as MGSPIACEVCGAGEARYVCRLCNRRVCERCLNPRDWTCLECKAAGALAEGPGGFGPWTLNLPFIAFLLSFALIFIGMLLIALSSAGGQGFGLIMIGPIPIILGTGSGIPWRALSAIALILSLAFLIYALIRGRRGIGA; from the coding sequence ATGGGGAGCCCAATCGCCTGCGAGGTCTGCGGAGCCGGCGAGGCGAGGTACGTCTGCCGCCTTTGCAATAGGAGGGTTTGCGAAAGATGCCTCAACCCGAGGGATTGGACCTGCTTGGAGTGCAAGGCTGCGGGCGCGCTGGCGGAGGGGCCCGGCGGATTTGGCCCTTGGACGCTGAACCTCCCCTTTATCGCCTTCCTCCTGAGCTTCGCGCTGATATTCATAGGCATGTTGTTGATCGCCCTCTCATCGGCGGGGGGCCAAGGGTTCGGCTTGATAATGATAGGGCCGATACCCATAATCCTCGGGACCGGCTCGGGGATCCCTTGGAGGGCCCTTTCGGCGATCGCCCTAATCCTATCGCTCGCGTTCCTGATCTATGCCTTGATTAGGGGCCGAAGGGGCATTGGGGCCTAA